The genomic DNA tttaaattttgtatatcaCTATGAgctaatatgttttttttttttttatctatatttttattaatgtataCATTATTGAGGAATAATAGTCGTTCCCCCTCCGTATTCTGTATATGCCATTTGGTAAAAGCGACCTCTTTTTTGTACTTTATTCCGTTAACAAAACTTGCTAtcaatttaatgaaaaagtaaaaaccaattgttttcattttattctttcCCTTTGGTCTGGGGTGTCATACAAAGCGAATAATGGTACAGTACTTTACGAGGAGGAagtacgtatatgtgtacgtatttacctatgtatatgtgtttgtaaatttatctatgtatatgtaaatttataaatgaatatatatatatatatatatgtggttaattttttttttttttttgtgcctTATTTAAATCAGAAAAATCGTGGAATTCACtgctttttcctttattttttttaattttcctttttttttttatttttttatacttccTATTCGTATTGAATGTTACAACTTATGAAAAGTTACCTTTCTGGTGATTAGTGCTactttgttattttattaaatttattttcgttttttttttttcgacaTTCACTCAGGTCAAAATTGAATATGAGAATGTTagatgttttttttttttttttttccctaaaGCCCCCCCACTTTCGCGTTTTAAAACTATAATGGTTATAGAACTAAAATTCTTGTATATCACTTCTAAATCTTAAGGagcacatgtatataaatatatatatatatatatatatatatatatatgtatatatgtacatatgtataaatatatacatatttaccaAAAAGTTTCGCTTccaatttttacatttgttttatattaagaGTATTCTCTAATCATgcgttttctttttctttctcccTCAAGttaaagataatatattaaatcatGCGACTTCATTTTTCGTAACTCATTAAAGGACACTGAAGATAATGTATTTACCAATGAATTTTTAATCGTTAAAGGGGAATAGcttttttctgtttatacgtaaaaaaaaaaaaaaaaaaacctagtttatacatatgtgtattacgcttagaaatataaatgaattttttttttgtttgagattaccaaaaaattttcaataacAAGGTAACAAgaagaaaagtaaaataaaatataataaaatataataaaatataataaaatataataaaatataataaaatgtaataaaatgtaataaaatgtaataaaatgtaataaaatataataaaatgtaataaaacataaaataaaacataaaataaaacataataaaacataataaaacataataaaacataataaaacacAATAAAacgtaataaaatataataaagtataacttaaaatattgaaatgCATTACAATAATGTAAATGTAGTGGGGaatatactttaaaaattatcGTTCATATGCACATCTTATCTGCTGCTACCCTTTTTTCTTGTGAAAGAAGACATCCCCAAAATGTATAACAAAATTGTGTCACTGATGTTGCCATATTTTAAGTTGAATTTTCCTTGGTGTATATACTTTTAAGAGGAATATGATGTTGCACTTTTGTATTATCATAAATTGCCTTAACgcgaaaataagaaaatgttCATTCATATGTACGTACGAATGAAGACtctatgtatatttatcctCATTTTTGAGGGtgtaccttttttttcttttttttttttttttctgcaaaatttttgttcattGCACGTTTTAGGGGAATGtacaaaaattttgaaattcTTTATATGGAACAACGCAATTCCATGtgcaataaaaaagaaataaaaaaaaaggcaaaacaattttatcatttccatttttattaacttatTTTCCATCTGTGTTTGTgcgaaataaatatttaaacaaaatagtgAACATCtaaacaaatttaaaaaaaaaaaggaaaaaaggaaaaataaaaaaaacttcaTGAAATACAGGTGCATGCATAAATAGTAtgtctttctttttttttctttttttttttttctctcttacTACACACCAACTCCCTATCATCACATTGATCTACAAtgttttttaacaaatatagaaagaaatttaaaaacacCAAAAGACGATATTGTGGTGTACCCGAAATTAGTAGGAAAGAAGGGAACAATTCCTTCCTTCCTATTTTAGGCAGTGATTCATTAAAAGAACTTATATTAAGggattattttaaaataattttagaaaGCGTTTATGATAACTTTCAGAAAAACAACTACTTCTTTGAAGTCTTCATATATGTGgacataataaaattgtgaatcttttatgaataaataatatataagaataataataataaagataaataactcttattattacaataataataacgtTAACGATGTTtctatatagatatataactAGTATgcgtattttattttgttctttcatttttatattctttccctttttaaatatagagTCGATTCCATTAGCTGTTTGGGATACTATTTGACCAAAAATTTCGTTGCATTTGCAAACTCTTTTAACGAAATATCATATAGTTTGTTGTCTGAGTTTCTGCAAAGTTTTAAGGTAATATAGGTGATATATTACATGCGTTCCcacatatatgaatatatatatatatatatacatagatgcatatatatgcatgtttcCCAAAACGATGTTTTAATATTGGCAGAATGAAAGACCTAATAGTGATATGATAGAATACCTCAACGTTCTAATTAagagtaaattttttactataacCCTTATTCCAACTAATACTCCAGTAAAAGTACttatttaaacatattagaaaaaagaaaataatgaaagttataaaatattgtatacTCACTCATATGGGCATCcataaacttattttttttttttaaatgtaatataggTAGATTGTATTTTAAATCTAGCGAAATCATATAAATTGGAAAATAACTTCTATAATGTAATAGAATTAATTAATGCTATATTAATTTGCCAGGATAAAAGAagttttttgtataaatctATTTATATGAGAATATGCGAATGTTCAAACAAGTACTTGCCTCATCAAAATGTAATCGTGAAAATGAACAAACTCGGAGATATAATTGAGTAAGCACCTGTTCGAATACATCAGTTATGAAAATGAGAGActagataaaatatatatatatatatgtatgtatgtatgtatgtatgttaaaAATGGTTAATagattaatttaaaattaagaaatatgGTTTCCACTGCGAAAGTAGTTactaaaagtaaaaataactCTGGCGGATACAGACACCTAGGCACAAAAGTATTCATATCAATGCACATATAACAATAAATTGAACAAACAAactctttactttttttagcAAAAAGGAGGGTAAGGAGATATGtaaattatgttttacaaaggaatatgaagaaataacGAGTAAAAGGCagttcaaaaatttttttcttttgaagtTTTCTTTTACTAAAACACTTGATGAATATAGTAACATAGGTTATTCATCATTAttgcatttaatttttcattaattagtttcaataaattttatgtacTTCTGGggtaaaattttcatattcgtttagtattatttaaaaaaattttgtttgtttgcttgttttttttttttttttgattaagATGAATGCACAACTTTTGAAGTTTTATATCAAGACATCCCTGAAAGAACAGAAACCTTTGAAACTGGAATGAAGTACAACTTAATTGTTGTGTCCATTCCTAACCAAGTTAAGAAGTGATTATATAGAAATGCAATTAACCTCAAGAATGTAAATTTTCAatgatatacatatgaaaatatgcatgtataatttttcattatttttttatttatttttgcacTTAAAAGCCAAATAAAAACAGCATTAAGGGTTCACGAGTTAGCAATCTGTGGCTATTGAATTATTGGAAAcatgtaattataataaaatggagTTAACGTACTATTTAATCaattattcataattaaagataaagaatttgcatatatatatatattattattattattattattattattattgttacagttttttttttctttttttattgcgACCATTtaagaatacaaaaaaatttggaaGTAACCTGTTGGCACTAccagaaaaggaaaagacaTCGTTGTCCACTGAAATATTTAACGATTTACTACAATCCCAAAATTTAGATGGTACATAATTACTTTTTCCGCtagtatatacatgtatgtacacatatatatgctctagtaggatatatatgtatatctcAGAATATTCTCTTTCCGCATAATTTCTGAGCAGAcatgaataaaattatagttGACATATTAAAGATGCCGAATAATAATTCCTGTTTGagtaaaatttgtaaaacGACCAAATTAACCTTAATATTAATTAGCATTTGCagtaactttttaaaatactcaAAAATGGACATTTTTGCGTACGATATAtacaacaaaattaaatCGAACAAATGGCTAAATCCTAGCTCAAAAGGACATACCTTAgcaagtaaaataaaaaaaaaaaaaaaagtttaatctaaaaaaatgtaatgcTCATAAGAGTCAATCTGTTAGAAGCAGTTTTTTCCGTTGAGAGTTGTTTATCTGATTGTACCTGaacatagatatatacaaatatatgccCATACGTACGCGGAATGAGAACATCACTTGCATTTGTTGCATGTGCAGGGGTAAGAGCGCCTCactgtttttttatatgcttggatgaaataataatgaaggaCTTAGTTAAATTTTGCAATTATTTCTGTAACATTAAACTACTCAACGTTAAAAAggattcttttaatatattactaaCTCAAAAATACGACATATTAGtcataaacataaataatttgaGTAATTCtcaaataaatgtattagtggagttaatgaaaaatgggatttacaagaataaaaaatgtttttttccGATATCAACTACTTTTTGGGTCTATGCTGTAAAACcatatataagaaatgaGCAGGTAAGAAACCGGGTGAACGACATGACATGTGTTGGTgtgcatttatgtatatatgtatgt from Plasmodium brasilianum strain Bolivian I chromosome 10, whole genome shotgun sequence includes the following:
- a CDS encoding hypothetical protein (conserved Plasmodium protein) is translated as MFFNKYRKKFKNTKRRYCGVPEISRKEGNNSFLPILGSDSLKELILRDYFKIILESVYDNFQKNNYFFEVFIYVDIIKLVDSISCLGYYLTKNFVAFANSFNEISYSLLSEFLQSFKNERPNSDMIEYLNVLIKSKFFTITLIPTNTPVKVDCILNLAKSYKLENNFYNVIELINAILICQDKRSFLYKSIYMRICECSNKYLPHQNVIVKMNKLGDIIDKKEGKEICKLCFTKEYEEITSKRQFKNFFLLKFSFTKTLDEYSNIDECTTFEVLYQDIPERTETFETGMKYNLIVVSIPNQPNKNSIKGSRVSNLWLLNYWKHNTKKFGSNLLALPEKEKTSLSTEIFNDLLQSQNLDDMNKIIVDILKMPNNNSCLSKICKTTKLTLILISICSNFLKYSKMDIFAYDIYNKIKSNKWLNPSSKGHTLARVRAPHCFFICLDEIIMKDLVKFCNYFCNIKLLNVKKDSFNILLTQKYDILVININNLSNSQINVLVELMKNGIYKNKKCFFPISTTFWVYAVKPYIRNEQEFNAYIKEDLLARFDFLFELSFEDVDDLIDEILKTTDDVENKNFDFYFELNNKYSYLKKSNLSNFEFSEMSDITKSIIQKYFNMAADLSTLTIYHIGICELLCISVSILLGKNECLIEHVVLGLFLYDTFVSSKKNELTQFDKNILKSIIDPPNNESTSFQKLMNYFSSYINATVNL